GAAAGGAGGGAAGCATTAGTTGAAACTTGATGAATGGAAGTTTGTAAGTATTATTTTAATTCATTAATAATGAAAGTTACATAGGCCAAGTTAACTGAAATTTCCGAGATAAATTGAAGTAGCGCGAAGACGAAAATGTTGCGGTGTGGAAGCAATGGAAAAGTATATCGAACTATTAGTGTTCAGGTTGGTTGCAGTAGTAACACGAAAGAAGTTGGTACTCAGTATTCAAGTGGAAAGGGAAGCTATCAGCGAAAAATAGGTGGTACTTCGCACTGGACGTATGATGAGCTGAAAGACAGAGTTCTCTGCAATAGAGAAACTTTAATCGGATGGTTAATGAATGAAGGAATGATCGCCTCCAAACGCGCCTGCCCCGTTTGTGGTGAAAACATGGAGCTGGTAGAATGTACGGACCGATCAGACGGTTACAAGTGGGAGTGCAGAAAGCGAGCGAATAACAAACGCCATAAAAGTACAGTCAGCATCCGGAAAGGAAGTTGGTTTGAACAGAGTAATCTTACCCTGGAAGAGATTATTAAGTTCACCTACTGGTGGTCGGAGGGACTAACGCAAGAGCAAATAAAGAAACAGCTGCACATTAATGCCAACACAGCTGTCGACTGGGATATGTTTTGCAGAGAAACATGTGAAGTGACCAtccagaaaaaaagtgaaaagatTGGTGGTGAAGGGAAAGTGGTTCAAATTGATGAAAGCAAGGTGGGAAAGCGGAAATACCATCGAGGGCACAGAGTTGAAGGACAATGGGTATTTGGCGGTATAGAGGAAGATTCAAGGAGATGTTTTTTGGTGGCAGTGGAAGATAGGAGCGAGGCAACACTTTTGCCTATCATAAAAGACTGGATCGAACCGGGAACATTAATTGTCTCCGACTGCTGGAAGTCATACCACAACTTAAATAAACAtggatattcacatcaaaccgTGAACCATTCAAAGGAGTTCGTAAATAAAGACGGGTATAATACTAACAAAATGGAAGGTCACTGGCGGCACATGAAAGTGAGTTTGCCTGTATTCGGCACTCGCAAGGACATGTACTCTTCCTATCTTGCTGAGTTTATTTGGCGGcatgtaaacaaagaaaaagacttATTCGCCACGTTTTTAAATGATGTAAAAACTCTATACAATCCGAATTAAGTTAAGGTCAGAAAAATAGGCATACATAAAATACATGGCTCGTTGGCatgcattttcaattttttgtttcttagttGAGCTTGAACCGAAGTGTTTTTCATGAACGTTTGAGAAAGTTGCGGAATCACCTTTTGTTCTGTAGTTATGTTTTGAAAAGTTGTTTCTCAGTTGAGTTACGAAATGAAAGTTAGAGAAAGTTGCGGTTTATTTCAGTTTTGAGCTGTAGTCTGTGAGACACCCgaaaactgttttgttcaagAAATCTGTATGATTGTGATAATCATTTTGACATGATGTTAATGACTCTAGAGATTAGTGCTATAAAACTTTGAGTGATTGTTAGAACATGGAGGTTGtctggttttgttttttatttatttatttttgctacTTTGGCATGCACGCCCATAGTTGGCGAGTGAATTGTTAtcgttaaaataatttaaaatgttgaaagttATGTAAACCTGCGAACTCACCCACCAAGGGAAGATTTTCAAATACCCGAAAGTTCTTATGCATACAATTTTGCGGGTCTCGCTGTATCCGTGGTTTATGAATGATATTGTAAAGGATATTGTAAGCATAATTAACTAGCTGAGAAGATGAGACACAACGGGGCTATTATACAAAGTATTCTCTTCTTTTATTGCTACCGCAGAAAATTTGTGGAACCATCGGATACGTCTCAGAAACGTATATTTATAAAACGTAAACGCTTTACGATAGGTTTTTATATGAGTTACAAGTGCTCACATGCATGAtcaaaacaatcaaagaaactTCGCTAGTGAGACCAAGGAATCTACTGGCGAGCCGACGAGCCAACGAGCCATTTGAATAATATACCTTGGAATCGACTGACGAGCCAACGAGCCATTTGAATAATATACCTTGGAATCGACTGACGAGCCAACGAGCCACTTCAATTAGAATAGTTGGAAAAGTGGCCCTGTATTCCGTAGTTAAGCCAAGATTCTTTATGCACACATTCCCTGACTAATGTACCAGTCCATTCCAAAACTGGACACtacaaaatgcagactgcagacttaatgcagaccattgttttcagggttaGAAAACAGTCAGTGGGACTATTTTTGTCTCGTTCTAATTGCGTGGTGAAAACAATGGTCAGCAGCAGTCTGTAGTCTGCATTTTGTACTGACCGACTCCAAAACAGCCCATGTTTAGATAGTCGAATGCCCCACCAGCTAGCCCTTCAAAAGCGTCAAAAACACCCAGCCACCAACGACTATTCAAAAATTTTGCCATGCATCAAACCATTTGTTCAAATTATGTAAACATCCTACTTAACAGAACCCAAATATCTGATCAAGTCTCTGAAAGGTGTCTTATGGAGGTTTgttcatttcagtaaaattgtTCATTTCTGAGAGACCACATTTAATGGCCCTATTCAAAGGctctcaaaataataaaaaggatGTGAAGTCTGTTTTTCAGCAACCTTTTTATGGACATCAAAGTTGTCAGATCATAAGGTCCGTAACACTTCTAGTCAGCTGTACTAGACATTTCCAAGAAACAAAAAGACCCTGAAGCACATTATATTATGGGACAGTTGATCGATATACCACTGACAGTTGACTGATATTCCGCCGACATTGAAAGGTCACCATAttgaccgagtgtcgaccgccATACTGGCAAAATATTGAAcgattattcctcgagcccgaatgggccctgagtcaatagcccgtgaggccgaaggccgagtgcgctattgactcagaggccatgagggtgagagaaatagagattacttcatggttggtgagtgcgtacgatttttattcactcgttgtgaagaatcgcaaactcactcgttcgctgcgctcactcgttcgttttcgattcttcacaactcgtgaataaaaatcgtacaagcgaaccaaccatgaggtaatttgtttattatatatgtactgagatattacaaaataatgttaacaaCTATCAATTACGGTGAAATCAACACAAAGACCACAACGAGTTGCGAATGATTTTATTCGAGCAAACTGAACGTACAAAACTTCCTACAACATTAAAGTTATTCAATGACTCTGAAGAAAGTGGAACAAAGTCTACTTTTAAACGATTCTTTAACTtcaaataacaatgaaaattttcagctttaaatatCGCCGTTCAAAACCGTAACTaagatataaaatttgaaaaagttgactgttttgtaaatCTAATTATAGTAATGCATGCATTCTAATCAGAGTCAGAGTCCAGTACTTTTAGCATTTTGTACCTCTTTGGAGAAGACTTTACCTCAACTTCTTGGATTGCCAACTTCGGGGATTGATTGAGGCTGTTAATAGAAATGCTGAATTGACCTCCATGAATAACAGCGCCCGTGAAAAGCGACATCGCTTGTTGGTGATGATCTGCCACCGAGCGACCCGCCGAGCTAGCTGAAGGATCAGTGGAGCATTCTCCAACTTGAGATGAATTAGTTTTCTCTAAGCTATGCACATTCCCGGACATCAGTTCACTTAAAGTACGAGACATTTTTACTTgctgtttttcagaaactacagaataatttgtcacactttgaagatttttatgtCCCGACAGTTGAATAATATCTGTCGCTGGGATGTCGTTGTTTGTTAAAGTTTGGATCATTGTTTTGCGACCGCTATGGTTCTTTACATTGGGCCCCAGCCCGgctttttctgccatttttttcattaacaaaTTCAGCTTGTTCACGCCAACGGCTGACTTTTTAAACCATGGTTTAGAAGAATCTTGTTTTTTACAGTTATTTACTGCTAGATAAAATGGCGCGTTGTTGTCGTTCATTTCCAACGGTCTTTTCTCCGCGTagaatttgtaaacagtgacgGGATCTCTTTCACTTCCCTGAACCGAAAACattttcggttttatttgccTGACATCTCTGGGATTTTCTCCGGTTCGAGTCTTAGTTTGTCTCTCAGTATACTCTAAAAATTCCTCGCCATTTGTAGTTTGGCGTAGTTGCACATCGCCCCAACACATGTCTCTGTGTTCCTTACAACCACGGAGACCGAAATAGACTGTGTTGTTGAACCAAACTGTATTCAGTAGAGCCTCAGGAGTTGACTTTCCTAACAATCCTTTGTCATACAGCAGTTTTATGTCATCTTCTGTGAGGGGAACTGAAGCGTTTGGTTTATcgcctttgcctttcttcttgagatctctttgttttgattttaatgccGTTCGTGCTTTTTCAAACTCGACGTCTCTCATAATGCTGTAGCCgtaattcttcttctttaaatacCGTTCAAAACTGGCCATCATAGCACGCAAGGAAGTGGGTTCGTAAtcttcgttgttttctttctttcttactgttATGATAAATTCGCTGATGAATGAACTCAGTTCGTGTGGGGGAATTTCTTCTACAGGCCTTGACTCATCTTTTAGCCTCAAAAACTCCTTAAGCAAAGCAACAttctgttcagttttcttcctggtgttttcgttttcttgtcctTCAATAAATTCCTCTACTGAAGTTATATCTGCAAACCTTGAATTGCTCGAAGAAGACGCCATGGTTTTCCTTTTGCCTAGTGACGCCGTCAGTGAAAGGCGGGAAAATCGATACGatttttgtcactagtgaaaactttcgtctgcgggttgtgattggtcatacgGTATTTTTCACTAGTGAGAAAAATcgtacaaccaatcagattgcgtgTACTCTGCAACgcatcatttttatttgacatattcattttgcagtaaatctcagtacatatataataaataattcttttagtaaaatccaactagttggtaaaaaatattgagacaaaacaactttagctagaaAAAAGGAATTCAGCCaccatttttttggttttcaaaggcggcgcttttcgctactagtgggctataacatataccGTATTTCTTCACCTATAAGCCGAgcgattttttcagttttcgaCCCAAAATCTTGGGAGATTTTTCACGGAGAACCGGGTTCGGCTTGTAGCCGAGggttttacattttaaaaatatacagtCGCTGAATAACTTTACGCCCCCCGGCTCTTAGTCAAGTTAGCAATGAAGCAGAAGTaataaaacacaacaaaaataacttttgaATATTGGTTATTCACTTTTATGAaattggtggctcctaaaggagccgtttgacGGATATGTGCAAGGGCTTTCAACCCAATAGTTTACTCGCCATCCGTTTCGTTTTCGCTGTCTGTCTCAAACTCGTTCTCTTCTATGTCTTCATCGTCTACTTCTGGGGTTTCCTCAGAGTAGACCACGTCGTCCTCTGTTCCGTCCAAGGCATTGGAAATACCGCAGGTCTTGAAGGATTTGACAACCATCTCTTGGGGTATCTCTGCCCATGCTTCCTTGATCCACCTGAGGACAAGATTTCTGCTTGGCGCCTTCTTCTTCCCAGCTGGGGTAAACTCAAATGGCCCAGATGTCATCCACGGCAAGTACTTTCGGCGTACATTATCTTTAAATGGCTTGTTTAGGCACTTATCCAAGGGCTGTACAACCGGGGTTAGGCCTCCAGGGATAACTGCGACGTCAGTGTTTCGCTGCTTCAGGTCATCTTTCACGGAATCGGTCAAGTGAGCTCGGAATGAGTCCCACACCAAAAGGGAACGCTCGGCATGTGGCAAACTCTGTCGAATCCATTCTCGGATGCCCTGTTCATCCATCCACCCTTTCTTATGGAAGGAAACACGAAGAGGATGCGGCACAACCAGATCTCTCGGTGTACAGACGCCTTTGAAGATGACTTTCGGTGGCACCTTTGCTCCATCTGCAGCAACAGCAAGAACGACAGTGAAGCTCCGCTTTTCCGCTCCGCAAGATTTTACTGGCACTGTTCGGCTTTCACTGAATTCCAGTGTTCGGTTCGATGGCAGCTCAAAACGCATGGGTGTCTCATCCATGTTGTAGATGCGGGATAAAGGGTAGTCGGCGCGTCTTCTTGCTGCAATGACGAAGCGATGAAACCGCACAATGTTCTCTTCGAGATCGGCAGGCAATCGCTGGGCCAGAGTTGTTTTGGTTCGCATGCTGACCGAGTGGCGTCGTCTCCATTTCTCGTACCATCCACGGGAAGCTTTGAAAGCAGGATCATCGGAGAGCTCTTTAGCTTTAAGGCGAAGCATCAATCCACTCACAGCAATacctatgaaaaataaaataacaatcttATTTTGCTGCGAGATATTAAACCGTAGATTCGTGACTGCAGCACTCTTTTCGTGACATGTTATGAAATTGTCATGACAACAACATATTTCTGACCAATCAAAGTCTCTGTTTCCCACGCACTGAAAGACGATATCATTCAACTCTTCAAAAACTCTTAAAATTTCAGACAGAAAAGTAAATACCAACCTTGCTCTCTTTGCTGTGAAAACCACTCCATCACTTGCTGGTCTAGTTCGGGATATTTCGGAGTGAAACGGCCCATCGTCGCACGTTTTGCAGACATCTTCAGCTCACCGGAAAGAATAGTGTGGTAGTATTTATTTATCTGAATCGCGTGGTAGTATTTATACAGTTCGTTGGATCAATTGATATTCATATCTCTTGATTGgttcgctttttttcttttgtgtttattgTAATTCATTAGGTTTTGTGTTTAGTGAGTCAATTTCTTATGTTTTCCGTGAGGTTCGCTTGCTCAAATGGCCAGTTACAATCAATAATTTCGCTCTCGGCTTATAGCCGATggttttaccttttttttgggGCAGCTTGAGTCTAGCGTAAAGACCCTGACTTTCAgggtctcggcttatagccgAGATCGGCTTATAGGTGAAGAAATACggtagcctagtagtagctcaaccaatcagaacgcagcattgataatagaccactagttgaattttactaatgACCAATAGTCGAACAATAATTCGGTCAACATGTTGCCAAATATATCCGTCGATATATCGACCCACATATCGGTTGCGTTTCGGTCAATATTTCAACTGAAATGTTAACGGAGTCTTGGTTGATTTGTTGGTCGCTATGTCGACCAAGGGGTGCATAAATTACGCAAGATCTCAATTTCCAGAGTGGTCTgttcaattcatttaattggTTGACCAACTGcaaaactgactgactgattgattgactgcCTAACTGTCTGACTTACTGAATGGCTGACTGATTTACTGGTTTACTTAATAACTGACCCACTGACTGAGTGACTGTTTGACTGACAGGCTGACTTGTTAACTGTCTGTCTTGttgactgaccaactgactgattAATTAACTGACTCATTGACAGAGTTAATGGTTGACTTgttgactgactgaatgatttgCTGACTTACTGGGTGAATGATTGACTGACTCACTGGTTAAAGCAATGACATAGGTTTTACACAGCTTTGTGCCATAGCATTTGCATAGATTCTACACAGTGTCTGATTCTACAAGGGTTACTAATTGACTCGCTGAATGGCTGACTTACAGTTTACTGACCAACCAACTGACTGACTTATTGATGGAAAGGCTgcttgctgactgactgactcattgactaactgactgagtGGCTGATTCGCTGAGTGACTGTCTCATTGACTGACTGGTCGACTTGTTAATTGGCTGTCTCATTGACTGACCAAATGGACTGCTAGAGGATCAACGTACGAGGGTAATTGTTTAATTGTGGAGACAATTTCAGTAGCTTTTCGCTAAGAATTTCCCTTGCATAAGCTTAACAACCAGATTTCCATTACCGCGAAATATGATGATATTAGCTCTTTGGTATTTACTTTAAGCTTCCATTCTTGAGCATGTTTATAAATGACATCAAGCAAATGTTGCAATGCTTCTGGTGAAATACTAATTACTTTAGAACAGATCATCAGCATAAATCAGGCAATTTAGTGATTGATTACCTAACTTTACCCCAGGGCAGTAAAGTCattcataaattaaaaaaataacactggGCTTAAGCCATACCCTTGTCATATGCCTTTGTTACATACGAAACTCTCAGTCATTGTGATATGATTAACTTTCACACAACGCCAACTAAttggctgactgactgattgaatgGTGGCTGACTTGCTAACTGACTTACTGACTTCTCTGCTTACCAACTTACTGACCAATTGACTGGCTGACTGGTTCAAttactgactggctgactgactgactctgTGGCTGATAGACTGCTTGACTTACTGGCAACAATACATGTCACAAATCCTTGAAACAAAAcccgtttttcttgaattttttggaaaattttgtacATTCACTCTTCTCACCTTTGTTCTCACTCAAATATgcccctctccttccccaatgttgaccCACGCATATTTTGGAGCACtgagacgactgtaatacccaaatcaacattggggaaggggaaaatcacacaagtgtttcaagatattgtgacgagtattgtagctcATTGACTAATTGACTTGACTGGCTGGCTAACGTTCTGAGATTCATACTAAGAAAAAGCATTAATTTAATGCCTTCATGATGTGAATCAAGATTACTGCGATTGCTGATGAAAATGactgatttttcatttcagatCAGATTTGTCCAGCAGATGTGTCAAGACTTCAACAGCCAGGATTTTGAGTTTATCTTCAGTACTGTAAGTGCTGTGTAGATTGCTTTGTAATCTAGCTATTGAGTGAACTAGATAAACTGAAGTCGTGCAGCTTGCTTAAAGCAAGATTGAGGCACAGTATCATCAGCTTTTAGTGGCCATACCTGGCCAAATTTAACACATTCAAAATCGTTTCAAATTTAACGTTTCTGTAAAATGagaggtacatgtacatgtctAAATATAATAGTGCAAGAAAAACACTACCTGAGTGACTTGACTTCTTTCAGAGTGACTAGCAAGCTGCTTCTTGTTTACTACTGAGAAGGCAGagattcaacaaaatttccaaactcaaaaaaagaatatattaaaacagttttggtaaaaatattgctcatattttttaaatgcatttattGAAATCAATAAATGTTTGTTTTGGTCTTTTCATGAAAGACAGCTTAAAGCTCTAGAACAATTTGAGGCCAAATTCTACAGTTCTTTCCAACATgtcattttcaaatttatttacaaCTTATTTTGAATTATTGACTGATATCATTAAGCACtttaggttttttctttttttcttaatagtTTCAAAATGTTATATGTGCACAGTTCAAATCAAATCTTAGAATTATAGATTTTTCTGACAAATGCCAACTCATACGAGATCTGCTTTGAACAAGCTGTGCTACAATGTTGGTATAATAATGCCAAGTTCTTCTTTTAGTCATTTACTATACAGTTCTGCAATCTACATGATGCCATTTGAGAGGACTGATTTACTGACAGATTGACTGTTTCCTTAAATGATTGGTCCTTAGCTGATTGACCAACTGACTAAATGAGTGACTAACTGACTAACTGAATGAATGTCTAGCTGATTACATGACTGACTACATGTACCTGGCCGATTGACTGACTGTCTAACTGTCTTACTAACCGACTGACTGCAGattatattaaacaattattgggtgaggttgagcatgatatcatgaattatcaaaaccgaggtctgtgttatctgccgaagccgaaggctaaggcagataatacagacacaaagttttgataattcatgatatcatgcgaaaaccgaattcaataattgtt
The sequence above is a segment of the Porites lutea chromosome 3, jaPorLute2.1, whole genome shotgun sequence genome. Coding sequences within it:
- the LOC140929319 gene encoding uncharacterized protein; this translates as MLRCGSNGKVYRTISVQVGCSSNTKEVGTQYSSGKGSYQRKIGGTSHWTYDELKDRVLCNRETLIGWLMNEGMIASKRACPVCGENMELVECTDRSDGYKWECRKRANNKRHKSTVSIRKGSWFEQSNLTLEEIIKFTYWWSEGLTQEQIKKQLHINANTAVDWDMFCRETCEVTIQKKSEKIGGEGKVVQIDESKVGKRKYHRGHRVEGQWVFGGIEEDSRRCFLVAVEDRSEATLLPIIKDWIEPGTLIVSDCWKSYHNLNKHGYSHQTVNHSKEFVNKDGYNTNKMEGHWRHMKVSLPVFGTRKDMYSSYLAEFIWRHVNKEKDLFATFLNDVKTLYNPN
- the LOC140929321 gene encoding uncharacterized protein KIAA1958-like — protein: MASSSSNSRFADITSVEEFIEGQENENTRKKTEQNVALLKEFLRLKDESRPVEEIPPHELSSFISEFIITVRKKENNEDYEPTSLRAMMASFERYLKKKNYGYSIMRDVEFEKARTALKSKQRDLKKKGKGDKPNASVPLTEDDIKLLYDKGLLGKSTPEALLNTVWFNNTVYFGLRGCKEHRDMCWGDVQLRQTTNGEEFLEYTERQTKTRTGENPRDVRQIKPKMFSVQGSERDPVTVYKFYAEKRPLEMNDNNAPFYLAVNNCKKQDSSKPWFKKSAVGVNKLNLLMKKMAEKAGLGPNVKNHSGRKTMIQTLTNNDIPATDIIQLSGHKNLQSVTNYSVVSEKQQVKMSRTLSELMSGNVHSLEKTNSSQVGECSTDPSASSAGRSVADHHQQAMSLFTGAVIHGGQFSISINSLNQSPKLAIQEVEVKSSPKRYKMLKVLDSDSD